The following are from one region of the Coffea eugenioides isolate CCC68of chromosome 2, Ceug_1.0, whole genome shotgun sequence genome:
- the LOC113761651 gene encoding ATP-citrate synthase alpha chain protein 2 → MARKKIREYDSKRLLKENLKRLAGIDLQICSAQVNESTDFTELTNKEPWLSSTQLVVKPDMLFGKRGKSGLVALNLDLAQVAEFVKARLGVEVEMGGCKAPITTFIVEPFVPHDQEYYLSIVSERLGSTISFSECGGIEIEENWDKVKTIFLPTEKPMTTEACAPLIATLPLEVRGKIGDFIMGVFSVFQDLDFSFLEMNPFTLVNGEPYPLDMRGELDDTAAFKNFKKWGMIEFPLPFGRVLSSTESFVHTLDEKTSASLKFTVLNPKGRIWTMVAGGGASVIYADTVGDLGYASELGNYAEYSGAPNEEEVLQYARVVIDCATANPDGRKRALLIGGGIANFTDVAATFNGIIRALREKESKLKAARMHIYVRRGGPNYQTGLAKMRALGEELGVPLEVYGPEATMTGICKEAIECIMSTA, encoded by the exons ATGGCAAGAAAGAAGATCAGAGAGTATGATTCAAAGAGACTTCTAAAGGAGAATTTGAAAAGACTTGCTGGCATTGACCTGCAGATCTGCTCTGCTCAA GTGAATGAATCTACGGATTTCACGGAGTTGACAAACAAAGAACCATGGCTTTCATCTACACAGTTGGTTGTTAAACCTGATATGTTGTTCGGGAAGCGTGGTAAGAGTGGGTTGGTAGCTTTGAATTTGGATCTAGCACAAGTTGCTGAGTTTGTAAAAGCTCGCCTTGGTGTGGAG GTTGAGATGGGTGGTTGCAAGGCACCTATTACAACCTtcattgttgaaccatttgttcCCCATGACCAAGAATATTACCTCTCCATAGTTTCTGAAAGGTTAGGCAGTACCATTAGCTTTTCAGAATGTGGAGGTATTGAAATTGAAGAGAATTGGGACAAG GTTAAGACAATCTTTCTTCCAACTGAAAAACCTATGACAACGGAGGCATGTGCTCCACTGATTGCTACACTTCCTTTGGAG GTACGAGGGAAGATTGGGGACTTTATAATGGGCGTATTTTCTGTATTTCAAG ATCTGGATTTCAGTTTCCTTGAGATGAATCCCTTTACATTGGTAAATGGGGAGCCATATCCATTGGACATGCGAGGAGAGTTGGACGACACTGCTGCTTTTAAGAACTTTAAGAA GTGGGGTATGATAGAGTTCCCTCTTCCTTTTGGAAGGGTTTTGAGCTCAACTGAGAGCTTTGTTCACACATTGGATGAAAAA ACTAGCGCTTCTTTGAAGTTCACTGTTCTGAATCCTAAAGGACGCATCTGGACAATGGTGGCTGGTGGTGGTGCAAGTGTTATTTATGCTGATACA GTTGGAGACCTGGGATATGCATCAGAGCTTGGTAACTATGCAGAATACAGTGGAGCGCCAAATGAAGAGGAAGTTTTGCAATATGCTCGAGTAGTCATTGAT TGTGCAACAGCTAACCCTGACGGCCGTAAGAGAGCTCTACTTATTGGTGGTGGCATTGCAAATTTTACTGACGTTGCTGCTACTTTCAATGGGATTATTCGAGCTCTTAGGGAGAAG GAATCCAAGTTAAAGGCTGCCAGAATGCATATATATGTTCGAAGAGGTGGTCCTAACTATCAGACTGGCTTGGCAAAGATGCGTGCTTTGGGAGAGGAATTGGGAGTTCCCCTTGAG GTATATGGACCTGAGGCCACAATGACTGGGATTTGTAAGGAAGCGATTGAATGCATAATGT
- the LOC113760965 gene encoding FACT complex subunit SPT16-like — translation MAEQRNDSGPPANGNAGGGAPYAIDLDTFSKRLQALYSHWKEHRDELWGSADVFAIATPPPSEDLRYLKSSTLNIWLLGYEFPETIMVFGGKQIHFLCSQKKASLLETVKGSAKDSFDMDVIIHVKQKGDDGTTQMDSVLRAMRSQAKSDSRNTPTVGHIVREVPEGALLEKWADKLKSSDFRLCDISNGLSDLFAVKDQNEITYVKKAAYLTASVMKSFVVPRLEKVIDDEKKITHSALMEDTERAILDPAKIKVKLKAENVDICYPPIFQSGGSFDLRPSASSNDDDLFYDSTSVIICAIGSRYNSYCSNIARTFLIDANTMQMKAYQVLLKAHEAAVGALKPGNQVGAVYQAAVAVVKENAPQLLPNLTKSAGTGIGLEFRESGLTLNVKNDRLLKAGMAFNVSLGFQNLQTESANPKGQNFSLLVADTVIVTNDGRDVVTQLSSKDVRDVAYSFNEGEEEEEEEPKVKVDSTAKEYSKATLRSDNQEMSKEELRKQHQAELARQKNEETARRLAGGDSVTGNNRTSVKTSSELIAYKSVNDLPPPREMMIQVDQKHEAVLVPIYGIMVPFHVATVKTVSSQQDTNRNCYIRIIFNVPGTPFNPHDANTLKNQGAIYLKEVSFRSKDPRHISEVVQQIKTLRRNVVARESERAERATLVTQEKLVLAGNKFKPLRLSELWIRPVFGGRGRKLTGTLEAHVNGFRYSTSRQDEKVDVMYGNIKHAFFQPAEKEMITLVHFHLHNHIMVGNKKTKDVQFYTEVMDVVQTLGGGKRSAYDPDEIEEEQRERDRKNKINMDFQNFVNRVNDLWGQPQFKGLDLEFDQPLRELGFYGVHNKSSTFIIPTSSCLVELIETPFFVVTLSEIEIVNLERVGLGQKNFDMAIVFKDFKRAVAKIDSIPCTALDGIKEWLDTTDLKYYESKLNLNWPNILKNIIDDPQGFIDNGGWEFLNLEVSDSESDQSEESDVGYEPSDVEPESESEDEDSDSESLVESDEEEEEEESEEERGKTWEELEREASNADREKGDESDSDDERRRRKMKGYGKSRAGPSSSAPKRGRFR, via the exons ATGGCAGAGCAGCGTAATGATAGTGGTCCACCTGCTAATGGGAATGCAGGTGGTGGAGCTCCATATGCTATAGATCTGGACACCTTCTCCAAAAGGTTGCAGGCCCTCTATTCGCACTGGAAGGAACACAGAGATGAGCTGTGGGGATCTGCTGATGTGTTTGCAATTGCCACACCACCACCTTCTGAAGATCTGCGTTACTTAAAGTCTTCCACCCTGAATATTTGGCTTCTTGGATATGAATTTCCAGAGACAATCATGGTTTTTGGAGGCAAACAGATCCACTTCTTATGCAGCCAGAAGAAGGCTAGTTTACTTGAAACTGTGAAAGGATCTGCTAAAGATTCTTTTGACATGGATGTCATCATTCATGTTAAGCAGAAAGGTGATGATGGGACCACCCAAATGGATTCTGTTCTCCGTGCCATGCGTTCACAAGCAAAGTCTGACAGTCGCAACACCCCCACTGTGGGACACATTGTGAGAGAGGTTCCTGAAGGGGCGCTTTTGGAAAAATGGGCTGATAAGTTAAAAAGCTCTGATTTCCGGCTGTGTGACATAAGTAATGGATTATCTGATCTTTTTGCTGTCAAGGACCAGAATGAGATAACTTATGTCAAGAAAGCTGCGTACTTGACTGCTTCTGTAATGAAGAGCTTTGTTGTGCCAAGACTTGAGAAGGTCATAGATGATGAAAAGAAAATTACTCACTCAGCATTGATGGAAGACACAGAAAGGGCTATTTTGGATCCTGCTAAAATCAAGGTGAAGCTGAAAGCTGAGAATGTGGATATTTGCTACCCTCCTATTTTCCAGAGTGGTGGGAGTTTTGATCTCAGACCTAGTGCTTCAAGCAATGATGATGATCTCTTTTATGATTCAACCAGTGTGATCATCTGTGCTATTGGGTCACGCTATAACAGCTATTGTTCCAATATTGCAAGGACGTTTCTTATTGATGCAAACACAATGCAAATGAAAGCTTATCAAGTTCTTCTAAAAGCCCATGAAGCAGCAGTTGGAGCACTGAAGCCTGGGAATCAAGTCGGTGCTGTCTATCAGGCAGCCGTTGCAGTTGTAAAAGAGAATGCTCCTCAATTGTTGCCCAACCTGACTAAATCTGCTGGGACAGGTATTGGGCTAGAGTTTCGTGAGTCAGGGTTGACTTTGAATGTGAAAAATGATCGATTGCTCAAAGCAGGGATGGCTTTCAATGTGTCGCTTGGATTTCAGAATTTGCAAACTGAATCGGCCAATCCAAAGGGTCAAAATTTTTCGCTGTTGGTTGCTGATACAGTTATTGTCACAAATGATGGTCGTGATGTGGTGACCCAGTTGAGCTCTAAAGATGTTAGGGATGTTGCTTACTCTTTTAATGAAggcgaagaagaagaagaagaagagccaAAAGTGAAGGTTGACTCTACTGCCAAGGAATATTCGAAAGCAACGCTACGGTCAGACAACCAGGAGATGTCAAAGGAAGAACTCCGGAAGCAGCACCAGGCTGAACTTGCGCggcagaaaaatgaagaaactgCTCGTCGCCTTGCTGGTGGAGATTCAGTCACTGGAAACAACCGGACATCTGTCAAGACCTCCAGTGAGCTGATTGCATACAAGAGTGTAAATGATTTGCCACCACCCAGAGAGATGATGATACAAGTCGACCAAAAGCACGAGGCTGTTCTTGTGCCTATATATGGTATCATGGTGCCTTTCCATGTTGCTACTGTGAAAACAGTCTCCAGCCAGCAGGATACTAATAGGAATTGCTATATCCGCATAATTTTTAACGTGCCTGGTACTCCTTTCAATCCTCATGATGCTAACACACTGAAAAATCAGGGAGCTATATACTTGAAGGAGGTTTCATTCCGTTCTAAGGATCCTAGGCACATCAGTGAAGTGGTGCAGCAGATCAAAACACTTAGGCGAAATGTTGTTGCAAGGGAGTCTGAAAGAGCTGAGAGGGCAACACTGGTTACTCAGGAGAAGCTAGTACTTGCTGGAAACAAATTTAAGCCTTTGAGGTTGTCTGAATTGTGGATTCGTCCTGTTTTTGGTGGTCGTGGAAGGAAGCTGACTGGTACACTTGAAGCTCATGTTAACGGTTTCAG GTATTCAACCTCGAGGCAAGATGAGAAGGTTGACGTTATGTATGGTAATATCAAGCATGCTTTCTTCCAGCCTGCTGAGAAGGAGATGATTACCCTTGTTCACTTTCATCTTCACAATCACATAATGGTGGGAAATAAGAAAACCAAGGATGTTCAGTTTTATACTGAGGTGATGGACGTGGTCCAAACACTTGGGGGCGGAAAGAGATCTGCCTATGATCCAGACGAGATTGAAGAAGAACAGAGGGAGAGAGATCGCAAAAACAAAATCAACATGGACTTTCAGAATTTTGTCAACCGTGTGAATGATCTCTGGGGGCAACCTCAGTTTAAAGGGCTTGACCTCGAGTTTGATCAACCTCTGCGAGAACTAGGATTCTATGGAGTGCATAATAAATCCTCAACTTTCATTATTCCAACTTCAAGCTGTTTGGTTGAGCTGATAGAGACTCCTTTCTTTGTTGTTACCCTTAGTGAGATTGAGATCGTGAACTTAGAAAGAGTGGGTCTTGGGCAGAAAAATTTTGATATGGCAATTGTTTTCAAAGACTTCAAGCGTGCAGTAGCAAAGATAGACTCGATTCCTTGCACAGCACTTGATGGCATCAAGGAATGGCTGGACACCACAGACCTGAAGTACTATGAGAGCAAGCTGAATCTTAATTGGCCTAATATACTGAAAAACATCATTGATGACCCTCAGGGCTTCATAGACAATGGTGGCTGGGAGTTTCTGAACCTGGAAGTTTCTGACTCAGAGTCTGATCAATCTGAGGAGTCAGATGTTGGTTATGAGCCATCAGATGTTGAGCCTGAATCTGAGTCAGAAGATGAAGATTCTGACAGTGAATCACTCGTTGAATCtgatgaagaggaagaggagGAAGAGTCAGAGGAAGAGAGGGGAAAGACTTGGGAAGAGTTGGAGAGGGAGGCAAGCAATGCAGATAGGGAGAAAGGGGATGAATCAGACAGTGATGATGAGAGACGCAGAAGGAAGATGAAGGGTTATGGCAAGTCAAGAGCTGGTCCAAGTAGCAGTGCCCCAAAGCGAGGCAGGTTCAGGTAG